A single region of the Strigops habroptila isolate Jane chromosome 3, bStrHab1.2.pri, whole genome shotgun sequence genome encodes:
- the UBE2N gene encoding ubiquitin-conjugating enzyme E2 N, with product MAGLPRRIIKETQRLLAEPVPGIKAEPDESNARYFHVVIAGPQDSPFEGGTFKLELFLPEEYPMAAPKVRFMTKIYHPNVDKLGRICLDILKDKWSPALQIRTVLLSIQALLSAPNPDDPLANDVAEQWKTNEAQAIETARAWTRLYAMNNI from the exons gaAACCCAGCGCTTGCTGGCAGAGCCAGTCCCTGGGATAAAAGCAGAGCCAGATGAAAGCAACGCACGTTATTTCCATGTGGTCATTGCAGGTCCACAGGATTCCCCCTTTGAGGGTGGGACATTTAAACTTGAACTATTCCTTCCAGAAGAATATCCAATGGCAGCTCCTAAAGTACGTTTCATGACCAAAATTTATCATCCTAATGTAGACAAGCTGGGAAGAATATGTTTAGATATTTTGAAAG ATAAATGGTCCCCAGCTTTGCAGATTCGTACAGTCCTGCTATCAATCCAGGCTTTGTTAAGTGCGCCCAATCCAGATGATCCACTAGCAAATGATGTAGCTGAGCAATGGAAGACCAATGAAGCCCAAGCCATAGAAACAG ccAGAGCATGGACTAGGCTATATGCCATGAATAATATTTAA